In a genomic window of Gossypium arboreum isolate Shixiya-1 chromosome 7, ASM2569848v2, whole genome shotgun sequence:
- the LOC108471811 gene encoding pentatricopeptide repeat-containing protein At1g31790, which produces MDVVSPALPNLLPTNKFSLKTQRQIQLPQRFLKQCPKTPTAKPISSNPGTSTTSDILRLMDSLSIPIPPDIYASLIKECTLSRHSRRAIQLHNHIRNRRIKLSLPLLNRLLLMHVSCGHLEIARQLFDQMFLRDFNSWAIMIVACLQAGDSEQAISYFVLMERCSSLFKFPAWIITCLLKSCVLTKNMELGKQVHGQLLKLGVIDDLSLSGSLINFYGNFKCLDDANIVFNQSSRCNTVTWTAKMVNSCRENQFHKVFDDFTEMGRQGIKKNSFTFSSVLKACAGMDDEGMSGRQVHAIAIKLGLECEAFVQCGLIDMYGKCGLVRDAEKAFKVAGDERNIACWNAMIMGYVHNKLCIQAIKLLYGMKEAGLEVQESLINDVRIASGNRELEHGKHS; this is translated from the coding sequence ATGGATGTAGTATCGCCCGCTCTCCCTAATCTCCTCCCTACCAACAAGTTTTCCCTCAAAACCCAACGCCAGATTCAATTGCCCCAACGATTTCTAAAACAATGCCCCAAAACTCCCACCGCCAAACCCATTTCCAGCAACCCCGGTACTAGCACTACCTCCGATATCTTGCGCTTAATGGATAGCCTTTCCATTCCCATCCCCCCTGATATCTACGCCTCCCTTATCAAAGAATGCACCCTCTCCCGCCATTCCCGTAGGGCTATCCAGTTACATAACCACATCAGAAACAGACGTATCAAGCTCTCCTTGCCTTTGCTTAACCGCCTCCTCCTCATGCATGTTTCCTGTGGTCACTTGGAGATTGCACGTCAGCTGTTCGATCAAATGTTTCTTAGGGATTTCAACTCTTGGGCTATCATGATTGTTGCGTGTCTCCAAGCTGGTGATTCCGAACAGGCCATTTCTTACTTCGTGCTTATGGAACGTTGTAGTAGTTTGTTCAAATTCCCCGCTTGGATCATTACATGCCTTCTCAAATCATGCGTTTTGACAAAGAATATGGAGTTAGGGAAGCAGGTTCATGGACAGTTACTCAAATTGGGTGTCATCGATGATTTGTCTTTATCCGGCTCCTTAATCAACTTCTATGGAAACTTCAAGTGCCTAGATGATGCCAACATTGTCTTTAATCAATCCTCACGGTGTAACACTGTGACATGGACAGCGAAAATGGTGAATAGTTGCAGGGAAAATCAATTCCATAAGGTGTTTGATGATTTTACTGAGATGGGCAGACAGGGTATTAAGAAAAACAGCTTCACCTTTTCAAGTGTTCTAAAGGCATGTGCCGGGATGGATGACGAAGGGATGTCGGGTCGACAGGTTCACGCCATTGCTATCAAGCTTGGGTTGGAATGTGAAGCTTTCGTTCAATGCGGGTTGATCGACATGTATGGGAAATGCGGATTGGTGAGAGATGCTGAGAAGGCATTTAAAGTTGCGGGTGATGAAAGAAACATAGCTTGTTGGAACGCTATGATCATGGGTTATGTGCATAATAAGTTGTGTATTCAGGCCATTAAGCTTCTGTATGGAATGAAAGAAGCTGGGCTGGAGGTTCAAGAATCACTGATCAATGATGTTAGGATCGCTTCTGGTAATAGGGAACTTGAACATGGCAAACATAGTTGA